From a region of the Eulemur rufifrons isolate Redbay chromosome 7, OSU_ERuf_1, whole genome shotgun sequence genome:
- the LOC138387085 gene encoding syntenin-1-like isoform X2: MPLYPSLKDLKVDKVIQAQSALSANPANPAVLSDASAPISQDGNLYPKLYPELSQYMGLSLNEEEICANMAMVPRAPVQGQLLIQANSPPSLVGLRFRDQVLQINGENYAGWSSDKAHKVLKQPFGKKITMTIRDRPFQRTIIMHKDSTGHVGFIFKNRKITSMVKDNSVASLLTEHNIFEINGQNVIGLKDSQIADILSTAGTVVTITVMPAF; this comes from the exons ATGCCCCTCTATCCATCTCTTAAAGACCTGAAGGTAGACAAAGTAATTCAGGCTCAGTCTGCCCTTTCTGCAAATCCTGCCAACCCAGCAGTTTTGTCAGACGCTTCTGCTCCCATATCTCAAGATGGAAATCTCTATCCTAAACTGTATCCGGAGCTCTCGCAATACATGGGCCTGAgtttaaatgaagaagaaatatgtgcaaatatgGCCATGGTCCCTAGAGCACCAGTTCAGGGGCAGTTG CTAATCCAGGCTAATTCTCCACCCTCGTTGGTTGGTCTGAGATTCAGGGACCAAGTACTCCAGATCAATGGTGAAAACTATGCAGGCTGGAGCTCTGATAAAGCACACAAGGTGCTCAAACAACCTTTTGGAAAGAAGATTACTATGACCATTCGTGACAGGCCCTTTCAACGGACAATCATCATGCACAAGGATAGCACTGGACATGTtggttttatctttaaaaatagaaaaataacatccATGGTCAAAGATAATTCTGTAGCCAGTCTCCTCACGGAACATAACATCTTTGAAATCAATGGGCAGAATGTTATTGGATTGAAGGACTCTCAAATTGCAGACATACTGTCAACAGCCGGGACTGTAGTTACTATTACAGTCATGCCTGCTTTTTGA
- the LOC138387085 gene encoding syntenin-1-like isoform X1, with the protein MPLYPSLKDLKVDKVIQAQSALSANPANPAVLSDASAPISQDGNLYPKLYPELSQYMGLSLNEEEICANMAMVPRAPVQGQLVATPSSMNYMVAPVTANDAGIRRAEIKQEIREVILCKDQDGKIGLRLKLIDNGIFVQLIQANSPPSLVGLRFRDQVLQINGENYAGWSSDKAHKVLKQPFGKKITMTIRDRPFQRTIIMHKDSTGHVGFIFKNRKITSMVKDNSVASLLTEHNIFEINGQNVIGLKDSQIADILSTAGTVVTITVMPAF; encoded by the coding sequence ATGCCCCTCTATCCATCTCTTAAAGACCTGAAGGTAGACAAAGTAATTCAGGCTCAGTCTGCCCTTTCTGCAAATCCTGCCAACCCAGCAGTTTTGTCAGACGCTTCTGCTCCCATATCTCAAGATGGAAATCTCTATCCTAAACTGTATCCGGAGCTCTCGCAATACATGGGCCTGAgtttaaatgaagaagaaatatgtgcaaatatgGCCATGGTCCCTAGAGCACCAGTTCAGGGGCAGTTGGTAGCAACACCTTCCAGTATGAACTATATGGTGGCTCCTGTGACTGCTAATGACGCTGGAATTCGTAGAGCAGAAATTAAACAAGAGATTCGTGAAGTCATTTTGTGTAAGGATCAAGATGGAAAAATTGGACTCAGGCTTAAATTGATAGATAATGGTATATTTGTTCAGCTAATCCAGGCTAATTCTCCACCCTCGTTGGTTGGTCTGAGATTCAGGGACCAAGTACTCCAGATCAATGGTGAAAACTATGCAGGCTGGAGCTCTGATAAAGCACACAAGGTGCTCAAACAACCTTTTGGAAAGAAGATTACTATGACCATTCGTGACAGGCCCTTTCAACGGACAATCATCATGCACAAGGATAGCACTGGACATGTtggttttatctttaaaaatagaaaaataacatccATGGTCAAAGATAATTCTGTAGCCAGTCTCCTCACGGAACATAACATCTTTGAAATCAATGGGCAGAATGTTATTGGATTGAAGGACTCTCAAATTGCAGACATACTGTCAACAGCCGGGACTGTAGTTACTATTACAGTCATGCCTGCTTTTTGA
- the LOC138385874 gene encoding butyrophilin-like protein 9, which produces MGGLCAKWKGGIPEGSAIILLSPCMEALCAHVCVSQLSKFAKLLTRISKPLFCLCLVSEWRAAQKYAVDVTLDHASAHPSLEVSEDGMSVYSRGVAQGPAPSDPQRFSEQTCVLSRERFSAGRHYWEVHVGRRSRWFLGACLAAVPRAGPARLSPACGYWVMGLWNGCEYFVLDPHRVALSLRVPPRRVGVLLDCDAGKLSFFNVSDGSHIFTFTDTFPDSLCAYFRPRAHDGSERPDPLAICPLPARGTRVPEEDDNDTWLQPYDPSAPALGLW; this is translated from the exons ATGGGAGGTCTATGCGCTAAGTGGAAGGGAGGGATCCCCGAAGGCAGCGCCATCATCCTGCTGTCGCCCTGCATGGAGGCTCTGTGTGCCCACGTCTGTGTGAGCCAGCTTTCTAAGTTTGCCA AGTTACTGACTCGAATTTCTAAGcctcttttctgtctctgtttgGTTTCAGAGTGGAGAGCAGCCCAAAAATATGCAG TGGATGTGACTCTGGATCATGCCTCGGCGCACCCCAGCCTGGAGGTCTCCGAAGATGGCATGAGCGTGTACTCCCGCGGAGTGGCGCAGGGCCCCGCGCCCAGCGACCCGCAGCGGTTCTCAGAGCAGACGTGCGTGCTGAGCCGCGAGCGCTTCTCCGCCGGCCGCCACTACTGGGAGGTGCACGTGGGCCGCCGCAGCCGCTGGTTCCTGGGCGCCTGCCTGGCCGCGGTGCCGCGCGCGGGGCCGGCGCGCCTGAGCCCCGCCTGCGGCTACTGGGTGATGGGGCTGTGGAACGGCTGCGAGTACTTTGTGCTGGACCCGCACCGCGTCGCGCTCTCCCTGCGCGTGCCCCCCCGGCGCGTGGGCGTCCTCCTGGACTGCGATGCGGGAAAGCTGTCCTTCTTCAATGTGTCCGACGGCTCCCACATCTTCACCTTCACCGACACCTTCCCAGACTCGCTCTGTGCCTATTTCAGACCCAGAGCCCACGACGGCAGCGAACGCCCGGATCCCTTGGCCATCTGCCCGTTGCCAGCTAGAGGGACACGCGTCCCCGAAGAGGACGACAATGACACGTGGTTACAGCCCTATGACCCCTCAGCCCCCGCCCTGGGCCTGTGGTGA